A window of the Sabethes cyaneus chromosome 1, idSabCyanKW18_F2, whole genome shotgun sequence genome harbors these coding sequences:
- the LOC128746088 gene encoding uncharacterized protein LOC128746088 has translation MPRDLPDFSGDPEEWPLFYNSYENSTAACGYTVTENLARLQRCLKGNALKSVRYYLLAPENVPEVMRTLQTLYGRPEIIINKLIKNVRECPTPKTEKLETLMEFGITVRNLVQHLIATGQRAHLSNPILLYEVVEKLPSSFKMQWAEKLIACPNADLGAFSDFMSHVIESVSKVCSYVEPLPTRVDRHKNKEYFNAHVETRNEGGNRVTTAEKRQCLICTKEHRIQDCSEFKNSDIESRWKFVRTLKLCRSCLNPHGRRPCRKTNRCGVDGCQFRHHPMLHSSYPCSSTSVNNANLTYHHCGQSVLYRIVPVTVYGVSCSLNTFAFLDEGSSTTLVESSLTKQLGLKGPQIPLCLQWTANMSRVENMSQVISVELSGVGKKTRYTLENARTVDHLNLPQQTLRIETLQNQFQHLIGLPVQSYENAVPQILIGLHDLSLAVPLKVREGNRGPIAAKTRLGWCIYGHLVGGQNVEQLNYHVCDCSAIVKLDTIVRDYFNQEDTGVTHKPMESAENQRARDLLQRTTCKINGRFSTGLLWKYDHFELPDSYGMAFRRLECLERRMKRDPALGDSVHRQLREYQEKGYAHRATQEELESADPRRIWYLPLGAITNPRKPGKVRLIWDAAAVVDGISLNTLLLPGPDMLTPLSSVLFRFRQFPFAVSSDIAEMFHQIKVIECDRHAQRFLWRDNPEDPPQIFLMDVLTFGATSSPTSAQYTKNRNAEEFAERHPRAADGILRSHYVDNFLDSFATVDEAKSVSSEVRWIHAKGGFFIRDWVSNSQEVISFLGEEPKEETLDLIQTKGADAERVLGMLWHHKSDALTFSVSFSEEIQFLLDTGVRPTKRQVLKCIMSLIDPLGLLTNFLIHGKILMQEVWKTGIKWDDRIDERLFELWKRWTNLFDNVNDIQIPRCYFSEANRSLYNSVEAHVFCDASEEAYSAVVYFRITRPDGTPQCALVAAKAKVAPLKYVSIPRLELMAAVLGVRLLSFITEGHTISITRRYLWSDSNTVLAWIYSKHRRYRQFVACRVGEILTSTSESEWLWVPSAMNVADEATKWTKGLQFDSSSRWYQGPDFLHLGKDQWPTSKHPMPTTDEEVRPCYLHQMTGYAPLVVYERFSRWSRMARVMAYVTKYLRLRKRGTGSRFLTQEELRAAEITIWRQVQAETYPDEVAVLQKNKHLPLGELLAIPKSSTLYKLTPVLDDEGILRIDGRIGVAKQIADQAKYPVILSKGHRVSFLIIEDYHRKYLHGNSETIVNEIRQLYYIPQLRVLVRKVARHCQWCKVYKSHPVTPKMAPLPVARLSPFVRPFSYTGLDYFGPIPVKVLRSTVKRYVALFTCLTIRAVHVEVAHDLSTESCIDAIRRFVCRRGAPLEIHSDNGRNFCGANNVLREQIKHAETVAASTFTNALTKWVFIPPSAPSMGGSWERLVRSVKVAMAGLTQNRKLSDEGLLTLVIEAESIVNSRPLTYLPLDSEEQDALTPNHFLLGSSSGVKQPPVHIPDAATLAHNSWNLMQQNLNHFWSRWIREYLPTLTRRTKWFGETKAVEPGDLVVIIDENRRNGWIRGRILQVIVGRDGRVRQAVVQTAGGLYRRPVSKLAVLDVKGNCKAKSATDLYGRGDVAAGAQSLAALSTTDVTPTNITIKIK, from the coding sequence ATGCCCCGCGATCTGCCAGACTTCTCGGGGGACCCGGAGGAATGGCCTCTGTTCTATAACAGCTATGAGAATTCGACGGCCGCTTGTGGATACACAGTTACAGAGAACTTGGCACGATTACAACGATGCCTTAAAGGGAACGCCTTGAAGTCCGTAAGATACTACCTGCTGGCACCGGAGAATGTTCCGGAGGTGATGAGAACTTTACAAACCTTGTACGGGCGCCCCGAAATCATTATCAATAAGCTGATAAAAAACGTGCGAGAGTGTCCTACTCCGAagactgaaaaactcgaaactcTAATGGAATTTGGCATAACGGTGAGAAACCTAGTCCAACACCTCATCGCAACAGGACAGCGAGCTCACCTTTCAAATCCAATACTGCTCTATGAGGTTGTCGAGAAGCTTCCTTCCAGCTTTAAGATGCAGTGGGCAGAAAAACTAATTGCGTGTCCCAATGCGGACTTGGGAGCGTTCAGTGATTTTATGTCACACGTGATAGAATCCGTCAGCAAAGTGTGCTCGTACGTAGAGCCACTTCCAACCAGAGTTGATCGACataaaaataaagaatattTCAATGCCCACGTGGAAACTAGAAACGAAGGTGGAAATAGGGTGACGACAGCAGAAAAAAGGCAGTGTCTCATTTGCACGAAAGAGCACCGGATTCAGGACTGTTCCGAGTTCAAAAATAGTGACATCGAGAGCCGCTGGAAGTTTGTGCGCACACTAAAGCTATGCCGATCATGCCTGAATCCTCATGGTCGTCGACCTTGTCGGAAGACCAACCGATGTGGGGTTGACGGGTGCCAATTTCGGCATCATCCAATGCTACATTCGTCATACCCATGTAGTAGCACGTCGGTTAACAATGCGAATCTGACGTACCACCATTGCGGACAATCGGTTCTGTACCGAATCGTGCCGGTGACAGTGTACGGGGTCTCTTGTTCCCTCAACACTTTTGCCTTTTTGGATGAAGGTTCATCGACAACCTTAGTTGAGTCTAGTCTCACTAAACAGCTGGGGTTGAAGGGTCCACAGATACCTCTCTGTTTGCAGTGGACCGCCAACATGTCTCGGGTCGAAAATATGTCGCAGGTGATTTCGGTGGAACTCTCCGGGGTCGGGAAAAAGACTCGGTATACTTTGGAAAACGCGCGGACGGTGGATCATCTAAACCTTCCACAGCAGACGTTAAGGATTGAAACTCTGCAAAACCAGTTTCAACATCTAATAGGCTTACCGGTACAGAGCTATGAAAATGCGGTTCCACAGATACTGATCGGGCTCCACGATCTATCTTTGGCTGTCCCACTGAAGGTCAGGGAAGGTAATAGAGGACCCATAGCTGCCAAGACACGCTTGGGTTGGTGCATTTACGGCCATCTAGTCGGCGGTCAAAACGTGGAGCAACTGAATTATCACGTGTGCGACTGTTCAGCCATCGTTAAGCTGGACACTATAGTACGTGACTACTTCAACCAGGAGGACACCGGTGTGACGCATAAGCCGATGGAATCCGCAGAAAATCAACGAGCCAGGGATTTGCTTCAGCGAACAACGTGTAAAATTAACGGTAGATTCAGCACGGGCTTACTCTGGAAATACGACCACTTCGAGCTCCCAGACAGTTACGGAATGGCATTTCGACGGCTCGAATGCTTGGAGAGACGCATGAAGCGCGACCCTGCCTTAGGAGACAGTGTTCATCGTCAGTTGCgcgaatatcaagaaaaggGGTATGCTCATCGCGCCACGCAAGAGGAGCTGGAATCAGCAGACCCTCGCCGAATCTGGTACCTTCCTTTAGGGGCCATCACAAATCCGAGGAAACCGGGAAAGGTACGTTTGATTTGGGACGCTGCTGCCGTGGTCGACGGTATATCATTGAACACACTTCTGCTCCCCGGGCCGGATATGCTAACTCCCTTGTCGTCGGTACTTTTCCGATTCCGACAGTTTCCCTTTGCCGTGTCAAGCGACATTGCGGAAATGTTTCATCAAATTAAAGTAATAGAATGTGACCGCCATGCGCAGCGATTTTTGTGGCGTGATAATCCTGAGGATCCACCACAAATTTTTCTAATGGATGTGCTAACTTTCGGTGCAACTAGTTCACCGACATCCGCGCAATACACGAAAAATAGAAACGCAGAAGAATTTGCGGAACGACATCCAAGAGCCGCAGATGGTATCTTGAGAAGTCACTATGTCGACAACTTTCTTGACAGCTTTGCGACGGTCGACGAAGCAAAATCGGTTTCCAGTGAAGTGCGCTGGATTCATGCTAAGGGTGGATTCTTTATTCGCGACTGGGTTTCCAACAGCCAGGAAGTCATCAGTTTCTTGGGCGAGGAACCGAAGGAAGAAACACTAGACCTTATCCAGACTAAAGGCGCTGACGCTGAGCGTGTGCTGGGCATGCTTTGGCATCATAAGAGTGACGCGTTAACCTTTTCCGTATCGTTTAGCGAGGAAATACAATTTCTTTTAGACACCGGCGTACGGCCTACTAAGAGGCAAGTCTTGAAATGCATTATGTCTCTTATCGACCCACTGGGGCTACTGACTAACTTTCTGATCCACGGTAAGATCCTTATGCAAGAAGTCTGGAAAACCGGAATAAAATGGGATGATCGCATCGACGAACGACTTTTCGAACTATGGAAGAGGTGGacaaatttgtttgataatgtgAACGACATACAGATCCCAAGATGCTACTTCTCAGAGGCGAACCGATCTCTCTACAATTCCGTAGAGGCCCACGTATTCTGCGATGCGAGCGAAGAGGCGTACTCAGCAGTAGTCTACTTCCGCATAACTAGACCCGATGGGACACCACAGTGCGCATTGGTGGCGGCTAAGGCAAAGGTGGCGCCGTTAAAATACGTTTCCATCCCTCGTTTAGAATTAATGGCTGCTGTTTTAGGTGTTCGTCTGCTATCATTCATTACCGAAGGTCATACAATATCGATCACGCGCAGATATCTCTGGTCCGATTCGAACACGGTATTGGCGTGGATATATTCGAAGCACCGCAGGTACAGGCAATTCGTTGCCTGCCGCGTTGGTGAGATATTAACGTCAACCAGCGAAAGTGAGTGGCTCTGGGTACCGAGTGCAATGAACGTGGCAGATGAGGCAACAAAATGGACGAAAGGACTCCAATTTGATTCGTCCAGCAGATGGTACCAAGGTCCAGATTTCCTCCACCTGGGTAAGGATCAATGGCCTACTTCTAAGCATCCAATGCCAACCACCGATGAGGAAGTCCGTCCATGCTATCTTCACCAAATGACCGGCTATGCTCCATTGGTGGTATATGAACGTTTCTCTCGATGGAGTCGCATGGCGAGAGTCATGGCCTACGTCACGAAATACCTACGCTTACGAAAACGTGGAACAGGGAGCCGATTTTTGACGCAGGAAGAACTCCGGGCTGCAGAGATAACGATTTGGAGACAAGTTCAGGCTGAGACCTATCCGGATGAAGTGGCGGTTCTACAAAAGAATAAACATCTACCGCTAGGGGAGTTACTGGCAATACCAAAATCAAGCACTCTCTATAAGTTGACCCCAGTTCTAGACGACGAAGGAATTCTGCGTATTGACGGGCGCATTGGAGTCGCAAAACAAATCGCGGATCAGGCAAAGTATCCGGTGATACTTTCAAAGGGTCATCGGGTGTCATTTCTGATTATCGAGGATTACCATCGCAAATATCTCCATGGAAATTCAGAAACCATTGTCAACGAAATACGCCAGCTGTATTACATACCCCAGCTGCGTGTACTCGTCAGAAAAGTAGCGCGGCATTGTCAGTGGTGTAAGGTATATAAATCCCACCCAGTTACACCAAAGATGGCACCACTTCCCGTTGCGCGACTTTCACCCTTCGTTCGACCCTTCAGCTACACCGGATTGGACTATTTCGGTCCAATACCAGTGAAAGTTCTACGTTCAACCGTTAAACGTTACGTCGCATTGTTCACTTGTCTAACGATCAGGGCGGTACATGTCGAAGTGGCTCATGATCTTTCTACAGAGTCGTGCATTGACGCCATTCGTCGCTTCGTGTGTCGACGGGGAGCACCACTTGAGATCCACTCCGATAACGGCCGGAATTTCTGCGGAGCGAATAACGTGCTAAGAGAGCAAATCAAACATGCTGAAACGGTAGCGGCTTCAACCTTTACCAACGCGTTAACAAAATGGGTATTCATCCCGCCGTCGGCCCCCAGTATGGGGGGCAGCTGGGAGCGTTTAGTTCGTTCCGTGAAGGTGGCAATGGCTGGATTGACGCAAAACAGGAAGCTAAGTGACGAAGGCCTTCTAACGCTCGTAATAGAAGCCGAATCTATCGTAAACAGCAGACCATTGACCTACCTACCGTTAGATTCGGAAGAGCAGGATGCGTTGACACCGAACCATTTCCTGCTCGGCAGCAGTAGTGGCGTCAAACAACCACCCGTCCACATACCGGATGCTGCAACATTAGCTCACAACTCCTGGAATCTAATGCAGCAAAATCTGAATCACTTCTGGTCCCGGTGGATACGAGAGTATCTACCAACCCTCACCAGACGAACTAAATGGTTTGGAGAAACCAAGGCGGTCGAGCCTGGTGATCTGGTCGTTATTATCGATGAAAACAGAAGGAACGGCTGGATTCGCGGTCGAATCTTACAGGTGATCGTTGGTCGAGATGGGCGCGTTCGACAAGCCGTAGTACAGACGGCAGGTGGTTTGTACCGTCGACCCGTATCGAAGCTGGCGGTATTGGACGTAAAAGGTAATTGTAAAGCTAAGTCTGCGACTGATCTTTACGGGCGGGGGGATGTTGCCGCAGGGGCACAATCACTGGCAGCCCTATCTACAACTGATGTAACGCCAACTAACATCACTATCAAGATCAAATAA